The Methylocaldum marinum genome includes the window CGACTTATCGGGTATGTGAATTGGCCCGGAAAGAGGTGACCGTGGCCTTGTCCGGCGACGGCGGCGATGAAAATCTGGCCGGCTACCGCCGGTATCGCTGGCACGCGTATGAGGAACGCATCCGCTCGCTGCTGCCCTTGGGAATTCGGCGTCCGCTATTCGGCGCACTCGGCCGGCTTTATCCGAAAGCCGACTGGGCACCGAAAATTTTCAGGGCGAAATCGACCCTGGAATCCTTGGCCAGGGACTCCGTGGAAGGCTATTTCCACAGCGTTTCGATCTTGTCCGACAGTACCCGGGAAGCGATGTTCAGCGAGGACTTCAAGCGCGGTCTACAAGGTTACAGCGCCGTCAATGTCCTGCGCGGGTATGCCGAAAGGGCACCGGTCGATCATCCTTTGTCGCTGGTTCAGTATCTGGATATGAAGACCTACCTTCCCGGCGACATTTTGACCAAGGTCGATCGCGCAAGCATGGCGCATGCTTTGGAAGTGAGAGTGCCCTTATTGGACCACAAGCTGGTGGAATGGATTTCCGGATTGCCGCCGGAATTGAAGCTGAACGGGCGGGAAGGAAAATATCTTTTCAAGAAGTCTCTGGAACCGCACCTCTCCGACGACATTCTTTATCGGTCCAAAATGGGTTTCGCCGTTCCCTTGGCATCCTGGTTCAGAGGCCCTCTCAGACAGAAAGTGAGAGACGCCGTCATGGGTTCGGATCTGGCGGAATCCGGGGTCTTCAACATGGCTTTTCTCAAGACCATGCTCGACCAACACCAAGCGGGGCTTCGTGACCACAGCGCGGGATTGTGGTCGATCCTGATGTACGACTCTTTTCTGCGCCGCTATGCGTGACCGAAGGCGATAGCTGACAACGATGCGTATTCTTCACATTTTGGACCACTCCATACCTTTACACAGCGGCTACACCTTTCGTACGCGCGCGATCCTCGAGCAGCAACGTGCTTTAGGTTTCGAGACCTTTCACATCACCTCCGCCAAACACAAGGCTTCGGACGTGCTTGTCGAGGAGGTCGACGGCCTCCGGTTTTTCCGTACGCCGCAACCCACCGGTTGGTATGCCGATTTGCCGCTGTTCAGGCAATTTGCGGTGGTCGACGGTCTCGCCAAACGTTTGGGCGAGGTCGTCGAAGAGATTCGGCCCGATATTCTCCATGCCCATTCGCCGGCTTTGAACGGACTTGCCGCGCTGCGCGTCGCCCAATGGTATTCGTTACCGGTAGTATACGAGTGCCGGGCGTTCTGGGAGGATGCTGCGGTCGACCACGGGACGAGCCGTGAAGGGGGGCTTCGATATCGGGCCACGAGAGCCCTGGAGACCTATGTGTTCAGGCGCGCCGGGGCCGTAACGACGATTTGCGAAGGCTTGAGGCGCGAGATCATCGGGCGCGGCATTTCGCCCGAAAAGGTAACCGTCATTCCCAATGCGGTCGATCTGTCCCGCTTTCAATATGATTGTTCTCCCGACGAATCCTTGCGCCAGGAACTGGGGCTGGAGGGCAAAATCGTTCTGGGCTTTATCGGTTCTTTCTATGCCTACGAAGGCTTGCCGCTACTGTTAAGCGCACTGCCGCGCATACTCGAGACCAAGCCGGACGTTCGCGTGTTGCTCGTCGGCGGCGGACCACAGGAGTCGATCGTCAAACGGACTGCCGAACAGCTCGGAGTCCGGCAGCAGGTGATTTTCGTCGGCCGTGTTTCTCACGACAAGGTGCAACGCTACTACGATCAGGTCGATATTTTCGTCTACCCGAGATATTCGATGCGTTTGACCGAACTGGTCACGCCGCTCAAACCGCTCGAAGCCATGGCACAAGGTCGTTTGGTTCTGGCTTCCGACGTCGGCGGTCACCGGGAATTGATCCGAGACAACGAGACCGGGTGGTTGTTCAGGTCCGGGGACATCGACGATTTGGCGCAGAAGGTGTTATCGATTCTCGATCGTCCGGAAAGTTGGCAGCCACTTAGGGAGACGGCTCGGCATTTTGTCGAAAACGAGCGGCAATGGAAACAAAGCGTTGCTGCTTATCAGCAGGTATATGGACAAGCGTTAAAAGCTCATTAAGAAACACCATGGACCAAACGCACCTTCGTATTGCCATGATCGGGCCATTGCCGCCCCCGGCCGGCGGGATGGCGGGCCAAACCGCACAACTGGCTCGGCTGCTGCGGCAGGAGGGCATCGTGGTCGAGGAGGTCGCGGTCAATGCGCCTTACTATCCCGCCTGGATAGGGCGAGTCCGTGGCGTGCGGGCACTTTTCCGCTTAGTCTCCTACGTCATTCGTCTTTGCCGCACGGCATCCAGGGTGGATCTTTTTCACGTCATGGCCAATTCGGGCTGGTCGTGGCATTTGTTCGCCGCTCCGGCGCTATGGATAGGCGGCTGGTACGGCAAGCCGGTCGTCGTCAATTATCGAGGCGGGCAGGCTGAGGAATTCTTCAAACGATCTTTCAACTGGGTACGTCCCGGCCTGGCAAAAGCGGCGAAAATCATCGTCCCTTCCGAGTTTCTTCAGCGTGTTTTCGGCGAATTCGGCGTCTCTTGCGAAATTGTCCCGAACATCGTCGACCGTAGCCGATTTTATCCCGGAACGCCGTCCGTAGATGAAAACCGGAATCGGTCGGTTCACGTTGTCGTGGCCCGCCACTTGGAACGGCTTTACGACAACGCGACGGCAATCGAGGCATTTGCCCAAATTCGGGAACACTATCCTGCCGCTCGAATGACGGTGGCCGGAACCGGTCCGGAGCGTGCCAACCTGGAGCAACTCGTGCGAAAGTTGGAGCTTGGAGATGCTGTCGGGTTCAGCGGAAATCTCGGCAGGGACGAAATCGCCGATCTTCTTCGAACAGCCGATTTGATGTTGAATCCGAGCCTCGCGGACAATATGCCGAATTCACTCCTCGAGGCCATGGCCTGCGGTGTTCCCATCGTCACCACCGATGTCGGCGGAATTCCGCTGATCGTGAAAAGCGAGGAAACGGCGCTGCTCGTGAAACCGGGACGAGCGAGAGACATGGCCGAAGCGGCGCTGCAGGTTTTGGATGATCAGCGACTTCGCTTGAAGCTCATCCGGAACGGGCTCAGGGATGCCGATGGATACAGTTGGCCTCGGATTCGTGAGTGCTGGCTAAGCACCTACCGGCAGCTTTGCAAGCCGTTGGGACTTGCCGGCCAATGACAGTTCCGTCGCCTTCGATGAGACCTTAATGCCGGAATGACATGCCATTAAGAGATATTTTCGTCACCGTCGTCGTCTTTGGCCTATTGCCGAGGATTTTGCTACGGCCCGATATCGGCATACTGCTGTGGTGTTGGCTTTCCTACATGAATCCGCACAAACTTTCATGGGAATTCGCCCACGATTTTCCGTTTGCGATGATCACGGCCATCGCGATCCTGTGTGGAGTACTGGCGTGGAAGGAGCCTAAAAAAATCCCGTGGAGTCCGGTCACGATCGTGCTCGTGCTTTTTATCGCATGGATGTTTGTAACCACGCTGTTTGCCATGAACCCCGATCCGGCTTGGCGACAATGGGACAAGGTCTGGAAAATTCAATTGATGACCTTCGTCGTCATAATGGTGATGACGACGAAGTGGCGTATCAACGCCATGATGTGGATTATTGCGCTTTCGCTCGGTTTCTACGGATTCAAGGGCGGGATTTTTACTGTTCTGACCGGCGGTGCTTATGCGGTGTATGGTCCGGAAGGCACATTTATTTATGGAAACAACGAGATCGGCCTGGCACTGATCATGACCGTGCCCTTGCTGCGTTACTTGCAATTGATTACACCTTATGCGTGGTTAAGGCACGGGTTAGGACTGACGATCGTGCTTTGCCTGATTTCTATCGTGGGTACGCAATCCCGGGGAGCGCTCGTCGGTTTGGCGGCGATGGTGTTGTTTTTGATCGCCAAGAGCCGCAAGAAAGGCCTTCTAATTGTGGTCATGGCGATCGCGATTCCGTCGATCGTTGCATTCATGCCGGATACTTGGCACGACCGGATGTCCACAATCAAGACGTATGAGCAAGATGCGTCTGCAATGGGGCGGATCAATGCGTGGTCTATGGCCTTTAATCTCGCCAAGGATCGTTTATTGGGCGGAGGGTACGAATGTTTCAATATCAGATTATCGTTCTTGCTTTATGCGCCGAATCCGCGTGATCGGCATGACGCCCATAGCATTTACTTCGAAATTCTGGGCGAGCATGGTTTTGTCGGCCTATTTTTGTTTTTGCTGGTGGGGTTTCTGGCGTGGCGCCTTGCATCATCGATTATCCGCGAAGCCAAGAGATCCGAAACGACCAAATGGTTGGCCGACTTGTGCTCCATGCTTCAAGTCAGCTTGATCGGCTATGCGGTGGCTGGTGCATTTTTGGGTTTGGCTTATTTCGACCTTTACTACAATTTGATAGCCATTATCGTCTTGTCCAAGCGACTGCTCTCGGAACAACTTGAAATTTCCGGCGACAGTCAAGAAGAAGCCAATAATCGCTTGGACCGCGAAACGCGGTCGTTCGTGCGTCGTCCGGTCAAAGCTCCGGTCACATAGGGAAATCGCAATAATAAACACACCATCGATGCTACCCATATGAAAAAGACGATCGGCTTTATGGCAGCCAGTGCTGGCGATTGGGGTGGTGCCAGCCGATACCTGTCGGTTCTCCTGAAAAGGATGAATCGCGAAATGTATAGACCGGTTGTGTTGTTTCAGAGAAAAGGTCCTTTTTTGGAGGAGCTCGATAAACTAGGGATTGAATACGTGATCTGGCCGGAACACGAATTCGAGAACATAGGACAGTATGGGATTTCCGTCTTAAGGTCGCTCAAACTTTTGAAACAAAAGAAAATCGATGCGATCCACATGAACTACTTCGGCTGGCGGCCGGCCGAGGTCATGGCGGCGCGGATGCTCGGCATACCTGTGATCGTGCATATGCATGTCGTTCTTCAGAGTCCGCCTCCCTATCTGAAATATGTTCATACGCTGATTGCCAACTCCGCCTACACCAGGGACCACTCATTTCCATCGATGCCCGCTTGCGACAAGCGGGTCGTATATTGTTCGGTCGAACTCGAACGCTACGACCGCGCGAGCGATATCCGCTCGGAACTCGGTTTAACACCGGAAAATGTTGTTGTCAGCTTCATCGGCCAGATTAAAAAAATAAAGGGAATCGAGCTGTTTATTCAGCTGGCGGATCGGCTCAGGCATAGCGGCGCATGGTTTTTGATAGCGGGGAAATGTCGTGATCCGGACTACCCGGAAGAGCAATTTCTTAGAGAGATTGCCGATAAGGGAAACATCAAATATTTAGGTTATCGGGGCGATATTCAGAATATTTACAAGACGTCCGATATCGTCGTTGTTCCGTCACAATGGGAGGAACCTTTCGGCCTGATCAACATTGAGGCCGGAGCCTGTCGAAAGCCCGTCATCGCTACGCGTGTGGGGGGCATCCCGGAAGTGATAAAGCACGGAGAAAACGGCTTTCTGGTGGAGAAGGATGATCTGGATAGCTTAGCCGAGTATACGGGACGGCTGATCGATGACAAGGCGCTTGGCATGAAGCTCGGGGACAACGGAAGAGGTAGGGTCGAAACGTATTTTACCGATGCGCCGATCAGGCAATTGGAGGGGATTTACAACGAGCTTATTGGTTCGCGGTAGTTCGGACGTCTCGGGTTTAGGACAAACTTTCGACAGGGGCGGGACGAGGCTCGTCAGAAGTTTCAGGAGAGCCGGGACCCGGGTCTGCCTGTGCTTCAATGCAATCGATAGCGTCCTGACGCGCGGGTCGAAACCGTATCTCTTCCTGCTGTCGGACACAGCAGGGTGAAATGCTGCCAATGGGAGGACGTCAGAAAATTTTACAGGGCAGGGGACGGTCGGCAGCCGTGCCCCGATGGTCTCAAAGTCTCTACGAATCAATGATCTACAGTCAAACCTTTATCAAACCTTTGGCCTTGCAAGTCTCGATCGGCGCGTAGAGTTTGGGCTCGCCGACGTTATTAAGTCGGCCCTTAAATTCCCGACACTCTGGACCCTTGAGGACCATGGCTTGGGCTGTGATCAGGTCCGTGGATTTAAGGGCCGGGTTAATAACCGCGAACAGCCGGGCTGCCAATAGAGCAGTCACATGCAATCGGAAGTCGCCCGAATCGCGAGCACACAAACCCTATTTTTGGGCAAGTCCCTTCAGATCGTCCGAAGACGCGTAAGCCTCTAATGCCATCGTGGCTGCTTTTTGACCGTTCATTTGACGGTCGGCATTGAGCCAGTCCTCCATGCGAGACTTGAGCCGTGAAGCGATGTCCGGATAAAGAGCCAACACATTCCGCCGACATTCGGGATCGGTTTCCATATCGTAAAGCTCGTATAACGGGCCCGTATCCAAGGGTCGGAAAGTGAGCTTCCAGCGTCCGTCGCGGATCATGCGGTCCTTTGCCCGTATGATGATACGCCGGTATTCGGAACGAATTCCAAGAGTGCCGGTGCTCTTATCCGGCACTTCGAGCAGTTCCATCAAGTTGGGATAAGCAAGATGGTTATCCGGCATGCCGGGAACCCGGGTCAACCAAATCCCGGTTTCATTGAACGCGGCAAGGCCTAGGTCTTTCGGATGTTCCTCGGCGTTCAGACAAGGCACCAGCGATTGGCCTTCCATCTCCGGATGAACCTTTTCTCCCGTCAATTCGAGCAGAGTCGGCGCGATGTCGACGGTTCGAACGATCTGGTCAACATGCCGGCGTTCCGCTATGCCCGGACCGACCATGACCAGGGGCACCCGGGCGCTTTCATCACCGATGGCCGAATTCCCCTGGCCCCAAGTTTCATGCTCGAAAAACTCGAAACCGTGGTCGCTGTAAATGACGATTATGGTGTTTTCGAGTAATCCGCAGGCGCTTAGATGACCGACAATATTTTCCACCTCGCGATCGAATGCTCGGACACAACCGTCGTATAGGTCAATAATCTGGTCCAAATGAAAGGCTTCCTTGGGATCAGCTTGGCGGCTTATGACGTCCCAAGGATCTGTAAGTCTAGCCATCACGAACTTGGAATCGCCTTCGTAGGCGGGGTTCGAGTAAAGCGTGTAGTAAGGATATTCGCAGCCGAAGGGAGGGTGGGTAGCGGCGATGAATACATTCAGGAAAAACGGCCGGTCATCTTGCGCAAGCCGATTCAACATCTTGCGCGCATCCCGTCCCACCTGATGATTCAAAGGGACGCCAGCCAGGTAGTAAATTTCGGGTAAAAAACGTTTGCCGAAGCGATTATGGCAAAAGAGTGATAGAAACAAGCGTAATTCTTTCGGCCCCTGGCGGAGCAGGAATTTGAGATTCCACTGATCTTCAGGTACTTCGGCCACATCGAAGCCATAGGGGAATTTTCCGAGGTCTGCCCCGCACCAATCGGCGACTGCAGCGGTTCGGTACCCGGCCTGCCTGAGAAGTTCCGGTAGACAGGGTACGGTAAGCCGCGTTTCCTCATCCGAAACGAAGTTATCCCGAACCCCGTGCGTGTGCGGCCAACAGCCCGTCAATAGCGAGGTAAGACTCGGAGCGGTACGCGCGCAGGGAACATAGCATGACGAGAACCAGGTTCCCCGCTGGGCAAGGCTATCGATGAAAGGGGTCAGATTCCGGGAATGGCCGAAAAGCCCCAAGCGGTCCGCACGTAGCGTATCCGATCCGATCATCAGAATGTTCGGACGGCCGTGAGACTGGCGGCATGCCGCCGGTGCGGGTTCGGGGAACGAGATGGCTATTATGGCGATCGCCGCCCATAGTGCGCTGAGCGAGGTGAGCACGAGCGCATCGCCGGTTCGTCCGTCGACCAGCAGCAGCCAATCGGCTTCGCCGAGTAACGACGCCGCGACGGTAATAAGGACCAAGCGGAGTAGGCGTATCCGCGAGGTATTGAGGATGCGCCACAGGCGAGCCAGCTTGCGGTAGCTGTAGTTGAATGAGGCAATCAAGGTGGCCGGCGAAAACCACAAGAGACGCAGAAAGCGGGCCCCCGTGATTACGCCAATGCCGGCGCTCACTGCGACAAAGCTTCCGACGATTCCGGGTGCCGTTCCGATGACAATACAGCCGGCGAGATAAAGCAGATGTCCCGAAAGCCCCAAGTAAAAGGCGATAAGCCAGACCCAAAAGGCGAGGCGTCCGAGACTATAGACGAAATATCCTCGAAAATGGGCCAGAACCTCGTCCCGAATTTGGGGGCCGGTTCGGTCCAGATGCATCAGGGAAATTACCGTCAGTAGCAGAGCAACTGCCGCGGCCACGATGAGGCTTGCAAGAGCGCCGTTTAGCAGAGCATGGACGAAGGCGGCAGATGGACTCATAAAAATAGCGTTAAAAAGCTAACCTCGAAAGATTCACGATGGCGGGCAGCCGAGAAAAAATGCTTGGCTGGTCCGATCGGGCGAAATAGCGATGCGCGTGATGTTCAACTGTGTTAATGCTGGAATGCCGGAGGTCTCGGGCGGGTCGCCTCTTGATCCAGAGCTGGCCGATGCGCCGGGAACCCACGGGATCACGCCGGATTGGGTAGATGCTCCGAACGATGTCTCACCGGAACATTACTGCGCATTTTTCGCCGAGAGCCACTGTTCCAACATCACCAAAACCCAAATCATGACGCCATAGTACGAGGGGAATTCTCGGTATTCGGCCAACAAGCTTTCGATGAACGCCGGTTTAATGTAACCGCGTTTCGAAAGACGGGATAAGGATTCGTGACTTATTTCCATCAACGGTTTGTATTCATTCATCCAGATTCCGAATGGAAGGCCAAAGCCGTGCTTGCTTTTCTTGATAATTTCTTGCGGCAGAAAATCCTTGAGAGCCTCCTTAAAAAGATAGCGAAGCTTGAGACCCTTGACTTTCAGACAGGAAGGCACTTCGGTGCTGAAGGCCACGAGATCGTCGTCAAGCATGGGATAACGGGCTTCGACACCGGCTAACTCGCACATCCGGTTGACTTTGCGGAGGTCATTATCGGCCAGTGTCAACTTCCAATCCATAAACAACATTCGATTAACCGAAGTGGCGGCCTCGGCGCGCCGGTACACCTCATCGGAGTTCATCGAAGGGGCTTCTATGTCGACGCTGGCCAGAAACTCTTCCGCAAAAATGTCGGCCAATGGAAAGCGATTGAGGAAATTATAGGTTTCCAAACGGCCCGGCAAGGGAATCCGGGCCTGACGAATATAGCTCTGTGCCTTGGCCACCGGTAGAATTTTGGCGCCCAACGGAAAACCGAATACCGCGGGCTCGATCATGGAGCGGCGAAGAGCGCCGGGCACCAGGTGATAAAACTCGAACACCTTCTGTTTTGCATACCGCACATTGCCGCCGAACAATTCGTCGCCGCCGTCCCCCGCCAGCAAGGTTTCGATGCCGTCCGCCCTGGCCTGTTTGGCGCAAAAAAAAGCGGCTACCGCAGAAGCATTGCCGAACGGTTCGTCGTAGGCCCGGGCAATTTGGGGAATCGCTTCCGCAACGTCTTGAGGTGTCATGTAATATTCGTGGGCGCGAAGCGAAAAGTGCTTTGCCGCGATACGGGCGAATTCGGTTTCATCGAAGCCATCGGCCTGGAAGCCGATGCTGTAGGTATCGACGGGTTCGCCGGCAATCTTGCGGAAAAGCCCGGAAACCGTGGAGCTGTCCGTTCCGCCGCTGAGAAAGGCGCCGGTTTTCGATCCGTCCAGCGACGACGACACCGCCGCAGTCAGCTTCTCGCGAAACGCCGTCGCGAGTTGCCCTACGGGAGTTTTATTTTCGGAAAATACCGGTTTCCAATAGAATGTCGCTTCGACGTTCCGATCTTTGAGCATCACGCACTGTCCGGGCAGCAACTTCTCTTGCCCGGCGAAGACGCTGCGAGGGCTCGGTACCATGTGGAAGTACAGGTAGTCGAAAATGGCCTGATTGTCGACCTGGCTGAGCGCATCCGGATGTACGGTAACGGAGCGAGCGTCCGATCCGAAGATCAATTGTCCATTGCGAGAACTGTAGTACAAAGGGGAAATGCCCATGCGATCGATGGCCAGCAGGGCGTTTCGCTTTTCGATGTCGACGATCGCCAGCGAGAACGAACCGTGGAGATGCTGTAAAAGTCCAGCGCCGTGTTTAGCATAGGCCTCGCAGAGCGCATAGGCATGATCGTGACGCTCGGCGGCACGGGCCAGATCGGGCAACGTCCAACGGGGGCGCCCGTGAAATACCGTAACGATTGATCCGTTCGTGTATGATCCGATTTGCGTGGGCAGGCCTAATGCGGCGAACCCACCCGCGGCATGCACGGTTTTTTTGGAGTTGTGAGTCGGATTGATGCACAATTGCCGGCTCATCTTCTCGAGTGTCTCCTCCATGTCCTGAGGAGGGAGAC containing:
- a CDS encoding TIGR04063 family PEP-CTERM/XrtA system glycosyltransferase; its protein translation is MRILHILDHSIPLHSGYTFRTRAILEQQRALGFETFHITSAKHKASDVLVEEVDGLRFFRTPQPTGWYADLPLFRQFAVVDGLAKRLGEVVEEIRPDILHAHSPALNGLAALRVAQWYSLPVVYECRAFWEDAAVDHGTSREGGLRYRATRALETYVFRRAGAVTTICEGLRREIIGRGISPEKVTVIPNAVDLSRFQYDCSPDESLRQELGLEGKIVLGFIGSFYAYEGLPLLLSALPRILETKPDVRVLLVGGGPQESIVKRTAEQLGVRQQVIFVGRVSHDKVQRYYDQVDIFVYPRYSMRLTELVTPLKPLEAMAQGRLVLASDVGGHRELIRDNETGWLFRSGDIDDLAQKVLSILDRPESWQPLRETARHFVENERQWKQSVAAYQQVYGQALKAH
- a CDS encoding glycosyltransferase family 4 protein, translated to MDQTHLRIAMIGPLPPPAGGMAGQTAQLARLLRQEGIVVEEVAVNAPYYPAWIGRVRGVRALFRLVSYVIRLCRTASRVDLFHVMANSGWSWHLFAAPALWIGGWYGKPVVVNYRGGQAEEFFKRSFNWVRPGLAKAAKIIVPSEFLQRVFGEFGVSCEIVPNIVDRSRFYPGTPSVDENRNRSVHVVVARHLERLYDNATAIEAFAQIREHYPAARMTVAGTGPERANLEQLVRKLELGDAVGFSGNLGRDEIADLLRTADLMLNPSLADNMPNSLLEAMACGVPIVTTDVGGIPLIVKSEETALLVKPGRARDMAEAALQVLDDQRLRLKLIRNGLRDADGYSWPRIRECWLSTYRQLCKPLGLAGQ
- a CDS encoding putative O-glycosylation ligase, exosortase A system-associated, encoding MPLRDIFVTVVVFGLLPRILLRPDIGILLWCWLSYMNPHKLSWEFAHDFPFAMITAIAILCGVLAWKEPKKIPWSPVTIVLVLFIAWMFVTTLFAMNPDPAWRQWDKVWKIQLMTFVVIMVMTTKWRINAMMWIIALSLGFYGFKGGIFTVLTGGAYAVYGPEGTFIYGNNEIGLALIMTVPLLRYLQLITPYAWLRHGLGLTIVLCLISIVGTQSRGALVGLAAMVLFLIAKSRKKGLLIVVMAIAIPSIVAFMPDTWHDRMSTIKTYEQDASAMGRINAWSMAFNLAKDRLLGGGYECFNIRLSFLLYAPNPRDRHDAHSIYFEILGEHGFVGLFLFLLVGFLAWRLASSIIREAKRSETTKWLADLCSMLQVSLIGYAVAGAFLGLAYFDLYYNLIAIIVLSKRLLSEQLEISGDSQEEANNRLDRETRSFVRRPVKAPVT
- a CDS encoding glycosyltransferase family 4 protein, with translation MKKTIGFMAASAGDWGGASRYLSVLLKRMNREMYRPVVLFQRKGPFLEELDKLGIEYVIWPEHEFENIGQYGISVLRSLKLLKQKKIDAIHMNYFGWRPAEVMAARMLGIPVIVHMHVVLQSPPPYLKYVHTLIANSAYTRDHSFPSMPACDKRVVYCSVELERYDRASDIRSELGLTPENVVVSFIGQIKKIKGIELFIQLADRLRHSGAWFLIAGKCRDPDYPEEQFLREIADKGNIKYLGYRGDIQNIYKTSDIVVVPSQWEEPFGLINIEAGACRKPVIATRVGGIPEVIKHGENGFLVEKDDLDSLAEYTGRLIDDKALGMKLGDNGRGRVETYFTDAPIRQLEGIYNELIGSR
- a CDS encoding sulfatase family protein, which produces MSPSAAFVHALLNGALASLIVAAAVALLLTVISLMHLDRTGPQIRDEVLAHFRGYFVYSLGRLAFWVWLIAFYLGLSGHLLYLAGCIVIGTAPGIVGSFVAVSAGIGVITGARFLRLLWFSPATLIASFNYSYRKLARLWRILNTSRIRLLRLVLITVAASLLGEADWLLLVDGRTGDALVLTSLSALWAAIAIIAISFPEPAPAACRQSHGRPNILMIGSDTLRADRLGLFGHSRNLTPFIDSLAQRGTWFSSCYVPCARTAPSLTSLLTGCWPHTHGVRDNFVSDEETRLTVPCLPELLRQAGYRTAAVADWCGADLGKFPYGFDVAEVPEDQWNLKFLLRQGPKELRLFLSLFCHNRFGKRFLPEIYYLAGVPLNHQVGRDARKMLNRLAQDDRPFFLNVFIAATHPPFGCEYPYYTLYSNPAYEGDSKFVMARLTDPWDVISRQADPKEAFHLDQIIDLYDGCVRAFDREVENIVGHLSACGLLENTIIVIYSDHGFEFFEHETWGQGNSAIGDESARVPLVMVGPGIAERRHVDQIVRTVDIAPTLLELTGEKVHPEMEGQSLVPCLNAEEHPKDLGLAAFNETGIWLTRVPGMPDNHLAYPNLMELLEVPDKSTGTLGIRSEYRRIIIRAKDRMIRDGRWKLTFRPLDTGPLYELYDMETDPECRRNVLALYPDIASRLKSRMEDWLNADRQMNGQKAATMALEAYASSDDLKGLAQK
- a CDS encoding asparagine synthetase B family protein; amino-acid sequence: MSGICGWINNRLPPQDMEETLEKMSRQLCINPTHNSKKTVHAAGGFAALGLPTQIGSYTNGSIVTVFHGRPRWTLPDLARAAERHDHAYALCEAYAKHGAGLLQHLHGSFSLAIVDIEKRNALLAIDRMGISPLYYSSRNGQLIFGSDARSVTVHPDALSQVDNQAIFDYLYFHMVPSPRSVFAGQEKLLPGQCVMLKDRNVEATFYWKPVFSENKTPVGQLATAFREKLTAAVSSSLDGSKTGAFLSGGTDSSTVSGLFRKIAGEPVDTYSIGFQADGFDETEFARIAAKHFSLRAHEYYMTPQDVAEAIPQIARAYDEPFGNASAVAAFFCAKQARADGIETLLAGDGGDELFGGNVRYAKQKVFEFYHLVPGALRRSMIEPAVFGFPLGAKILPVAKAQSYIRQARIPLPGRLETYNFLNRFPLADIFAEEFLASVDIEAPSMNSDEVYRRAEAATSVNRMLFMDWKLTLADNDLRKVNRMCELAGVEARYPMLDDDLVAFSTEVPSCLKVKGLKLRYLFKEALKDFLPQEIIKKSKHGFGLPFGIWMNEYKPLMEISHESLSRLSKRGYIKPAFIESLLAEYREFPSYYGVMIWVLVMLEQWLSAKNAQ